In the genome of Gadus morhua chromosome 14, gadMor3.0, whole genome shotgun sequence, one region contains:
- the scg3 gene encoding secretogranin-3 isoform X1: MGFSFRMASTCHGLFLLVSLMGLSQIAAFPTPADSVDGELDKTVYNRQLTEEKPLQVQIAEADSVKENVQSAEPNPVAFPKDLEQDGDDFAVLKSLAVGQKTADAVRASKAEQHLRDDSDSTKSRRLAVDYDSTKTGMEYPDDPESFRQVDGTPLTAEDIVQKIATKIYEEHDRGVFDRIVSKLLKLGLITESQAETLEYQVAETLQDLITKNAKNNEIEDLEGDYPAAKGELTDQSQATDESIRRSYNVDRQGDDTEAASDKDEEDPEPGDEDEELGGDAAAAAAAGDSWEREEEERGEEGDGNEVRPEDGLQDLQYFPNFYRLLKSLDSDQDAQERETLITIMKTLIDFVKMMVKYGTITPEEGVSYLENLDAMIALQTKNKLGKALGNPDFAALAGQLPDDDDNTKQEAARMMKEYENLKDSTKGEQPPTEISQPGKSETYLEAIRKNIEWLKKHNKEEGNEDYDLSKLKDFMDQQVDDYIDKGIIAKEEGETIKRIYSSL, from the exons ATGGGGTTTTCTTTCAGGATGGCGTCAACATGCCATGGCCTTTTCCTTCTCGTGTCTTTGATGGGGTTGAGCCAGATTGCAGCCTTTCCCACACCTGCAGACTCAGTGGACGGTGAGTTGG ATAAAACCGTTTACAACAGACAACTGACGGAAGAAAAACCACTCCAAGTACAG ATTGCTGAGGCAGACAGTGTGAAGGAGAACGTCCAGTCAGCAG AGCCCAACCCTGTAGCTTTCCCCAAAGATTTGGAGCAGGATGGGGATGACTTTGCTGTACTCAAATCCCTGGCTGTCGGTCAGAAGACCGCCGATGCGGTCAGGGCCTCTAAGGCGGAACAGCACCTCCGCGACGACTCGGACTCCACTAAGAGCCGGCGTCTGGCGGTGGACTACGACTCCACCAAGACCGGGATGGAGTACCCAG ATGACCCTGAGAGTTTCCGCCAGGTGGACGGCACCCCGCTGACAGCGGAGGACATCGTGCAGAAGATCGCCACCAAGATCTATGAGGAGCATGACAGAGGCGTGTTCGACCGGATCGTCTCCAAACTGCTCAAGCTGGGGCTG ATCACTGAGAGCCAGGCCGAGACCCTAGAGTACCAGGTGGCCGAGACCTTGCAGGATCTCATCACCAAGAACGCCAAGAACAACGAGATTGAGGACCTTGAAGGAGACTACCCAGCGGCCAAAGGAGAGCTGACGGACCAGAGCCAGGCAACG GACGAGTCCATTCGGCGGAGCTACAACGTGGACCGACAGGGGGACGACACGGAGGCGGCGAGCGACAAGGACGAGGAAGACCCGGAGCCcggggacgaggacgaggagctggggggagacgcggcggcggcggcggcggcgggggacagctgggagcgggaggaggaggagcggggggaggagggggatggcaACGAGGTGAGGCCGGAGGACGGCCTACAGGACCTGCAGTACTTCCCCAACTTCTACCGCCTGCTGAAGAGCCTGGACTCAG ACCAGGACGCCCAGGAGAGGGAGACGCTGATCACCATCATGAAGACGCTCATCGACTTTGTGAAGATGATGGTGAAGTACGGCACCATCACGCCCGAGGAGGGAGTCTCCTACCTGg AGAACCTGGATGCCATGATTGCCCTGCAGACGAAGAACAAGCTAGGCAAGGCTCTGGGCAATCCGGACTTCGCCGCGCTCGCTG GCCAGCTCCCGGACGACGATGACAACACCAAGCAGGAGGCGGCCAGGATGATGAAGGAGTATGAGAACCTGAAGGACTCAACCAAAGGGGAGCAGCCACCCACTGAGATCA GCCAGCCTGGGAAGTCAGAGACGTACCTGGAGGCCATCCGCAAGAACATCGAATGGCTGAAGAAACACAACAAGGAGGAAGGCAACGAAG ACTACGACCTGTCCAAGCTGAAGGACTTCATGGACCAGCAGGTGGATGACTACATCGACAAGGGCATCATCGcgaaggaagaaggagagaccATAAAGAGAATTTACAGTAGTCTGTAA
- the scg3 gene encoding secretogranin-3 isoform X2, translating into MGFSFRMASTCHGLFLLVSLMGLSQIAAFPTPADSVDDKTVYNRQLTEEKPLQVQIAEADSVKENVQSAEPNPVAFPKDLEQDGDDFAVLKSLAVGQKTADAVRASKAEQHLRDDSDSTKSRRLAVDYDSTKTGMEYPDDPESFRQVDGTPLTAEDIVQKIATKIYEEHDRGVFDRIVSKLLKLGLITESQAETLEYQVAETLQDLITKNAKNNEIEDLEGDYPAAKGELTDQSQATDESIRRSYNVDRQGDDTEAASDKDEEDPEPGDEDEELGGDAAAAAAAGDSWEREEEERGEEGDGNEVRPEDGLQDLQYFPNFYRLLKSLDSDQDAQERETLITIMKTLIDFVKMMVKYGTITPEEGVSYLENLDAMIALQTKNKLGKALGNPDFAALAGQLPDDDDNTKQEAARMMKEYENLKDSTKGEQPPTEISQPGKSETYLEAIRKNIEWLKKHNKEEGNEDYDLSKLKDFMDQQVDDYIDKGIIAKEEGETIKRIYSSL; encoded by the exons ATGGGGTTTTCTTTCAGGATGGCGTCAACATGCCATGGCCTTTTCCTTCTCGTGTCTTTGATGGGGTTGAGCCAGATTGCAGCCTTTCCCACACCTGCAGACTCAGTGGACG ATAAAACCGTTTACAACAGACAACTGACGGAAGAAAAACCACTCCAAGTACAG ATTGCTGAGGCAGACAGTGTGAAGGAGAACGTCCAGTCAGCAG AGCCCAACCCTGTAGCTTTCCCCAAAGATTTGGAGCAGGATGGGGATGACTTTGCTGTACTCAAATCCCTGGCTGTCGGTCAGAAGACCGCCGATGCGGTCAGGGCCTCTAAGGCGGAACAGCACCTCCGCGACGACTCGGACTCCACTAAGAGCCGGCGTCTGGCGGTGGACTACGACTCCACCAAGACCGGGATGGAGTACCCAG ATGACCCTGAGAGTTTCCGCCAGGTGGACGGCACCCCGCTGACAGCGGAGGACATCGTGCAGAAGATCGCCACCAAGATCTATGAGGAGCATGACAGAGGCGTGTTCGACCGGATCGTCTCCAAACTGCTCAAGCTGGGGCTG ATCACTGAGAGCCAGGCCGAGACCCTAGAGTACCAGGTGGCCGAGACCTTGCAGGATCTCATCACCAAGAACGCCAAGAACAACGAGATTGAGGACCTTGAAGGAGACTACCCAGCGGCCAAAGGAGAGCTGACGGACCAGAGCCAGGCAACG GACGAGTCCATTCGGCGGAGCTACAACGTGGACCGACAGGGGGACGACACGGAGGCGGCGAGCGACAAGGACGAGGAAGACCCGGAGCCcggggacgaggacgaggagctggggggagacgcggcggcggcggcggcggcgggggacagctgggagcgggaggaggaggagcggggggaggagggggatggcaACGAGGTGAGGCCGGAGGACGGCCTACAGGACCTGCAGTACTTCCCCAACTTCTACCGCCTGCTGAAGAGCCTGGACTCAG ACCAGGACGCCCAGGAGAGGGAGACGCTGATCACCATCATGAAGACGCTCATCGACTTTGTGAAGATGATGGTGAAGTACGGCACCATCACGCCCGAGGAGGGAGTCTCCTACCTGg AGAACCTGGATGCCATGATTGCCCTGCAGACGAAGAACAAGCTAGGCAAGGCTCTGGGCAATCCGGACTTCGCCGCGCTCGCTG GCCAGCTCCCGGACGACGATGACAACACCAAGCAGGAGGCGGCCAGGATGATGAAGGAGTATGAGAACCTGAAGGACTCAACCAAAGGGGAGCAGCCACCCACTGAGATCA GCCAGCCTGGGAAGTCAGAGACGTACCTGGAGGCCATCCGCAAGAACATCGAATGGCTGAAGAAACACAACAAGGAGGAAGGCAACGAAG ACTACGACCTGTCCAAGCTGAAGGACTTCATGGACCAGCAGGTGGATGACTACATCGACAAGGGCATCATCGcgaaggaagaaggagagaccATAAAGAGAATTTACAGTAGTCTGTAA
- the lysmd2 gene encoding lysM and putative peptidoglycan-binding domain-containing protein 2 yields the protein MAEFSPVLSLRDGGGRFGQPIFPRSRSGSESDSELSQSLARTKIRSYGSTASVAASLGEKFIEHRVSDSDTLQGIALKYGVTTEQIKRANKLFGNDCIFLRASLSIPVLSERRYQFNGLYPESPDGEPGSLPRGGDAPRGTESVGEGGPSPAPSPPPSADPGPPPRPQPEELSAKDFLHRLDLQIKQSKQAARRLKEEEHRDSEEDFTVTTTAYQEI from the exons ATGGCGGAGTTCTCGCCTGTGTTGTCTTTGCGGGATGGAGGGGGACGATTCGGGCAGCCTATCTTTCCCAGATCCAGGTCGGGTTCCGAGTCAGATAGCGAACTGTCCCAGAGCCTGGCCCGAACAAAGATCCGCTCGTACGGGAGCACGGCCAGCGTCGCAGCGTCTCTGGGAGAGAAATTCATAGAGCATCGGGTTTCCGACAGTGATACACTGCAAGGGATTGCCCTCAAATACGGAGTAACG ACGGAGCAGATCAAACGGGCCAACAAGCTGTTCGGCAACGACTGCATCTTCCTGCGGGCCAGCCTCAGCATCCCCGTCCTGTCGGAGAGGCGCTACCAGTTCAACGGCCTGTACCCAGAGTCCCCCGACGGCGAGCCCGGGTCGCTGCCCCGCGGCGGGGACGCGCCCCGCGGGACGGAGagcgtgggggaggggggcccctCGCCGGCcccgtcgccgccgccgtcggcggaccccggccccccgccccggcCCCAGCCTGAGGAGCTGTCGGCCAAAGACTTCTTACACAGACTGGACTTGCAGATCAAACAGTCGAAGCAGGCGGCGCGcaggctgaaggaggaggagcacag gGACAGCGAGGAGGACTTTACCGTCACAACGACGGCATACCAGGAGATCTAA